One segment of Fusarium oxysporum f. sp. lycopersici 4287 chromosome 15, whole genome shotgun sequence DNA contains the following:
- a CDS encoding pirin (iron-binding nuclear protein) (At least one base has a quality score < 10): MLDHMNGSNGAGFPDHPHRGQETVSYILKGSIEHEDFAGNKGILYAGDLQFMTAGRGIMHSEQPIPSPDGSSGAGFQLWVDLPKHLKMCEPRYRDLRAREIPLAHLDDGKVLVKVISGKAGNVDGVKDLAYTPVWYLDVEIQPGGTLVQSLPKDWNAFSYVFEGSADFASQTGILTRVDQYGTVIYKPGRDAISIQVAESEGSSARLLIIAGQILEQPIVQHGPFVSTSADGIRQAFEDFYQGKNGFERAKGWQSDNMKRRMSM; this comes from the coding sequence ATGCTTGACCACATGAACGGGAGCAATGGTGCAGGTTTTCCTGATCACCCCCACCGAGGACAAGAAACAGTATCCTACATCCTCAAGGGCTCTATTGAGCATGAGGACTTTGCTGGGAACAAGGGCATTCTGTATGCTGGAGACCTGCAGTTTATGACTGCGGGCAGAGGCATTATGCATTCCGAACAGCCGATCCCGAGCCCTGATGGAAGCTCAGGTGCTGGTTTCCAGTTGTGGGTCGACCTCCCAAAACATCTGAAGATGTGTGAGCCCAGATATCGAGATCTGAGAGCCAGAGAGATCCCGCTCGCGCATCTAGATGATGGCAAGGTTCTTGTCAAGGTTATATCAGGCAAGGCCGGCAACGTTGACGGCGTCAAAGACTTGGCATACACCCCCGTGTGGTATCTAGATGTTGAAATCCAACCGGGTGGCACACTGGTTCAATCCCTGCCCAAGGATTGGAATGCATTCTCTTATGTCTTTGAAGGTTCTGCGGACTTCGCATCTCAAACCGGAATCTTGACAAGGGTAGATCAGTACGGTACGGTGATATATAAACCAGGAAGAGATGCCATTTCTATCCAGGTTGCTGAGAGTGAAGGTTCTAGCGCTcgccttctcatcatcgccggCCAGATCCTCGAACAACCAATCGTTCAGCATGGACCATTTGTATCAACTAGTGCTGACGGTATTCGTCAGGCTTTCGAAGACTTCTACCAGGGTAAAAATGGATTTGAGAGGGCAAAGGGATGGCAGAGTGACAATATGAAACGCAGAATGAGTATGTAG
- a CDS encoding glutathione S-transferase: MQTNNDTVDWKSSTDEKGHFQRPATVIRNFISRQPGARFPPEQGRYHLYVSYACPWAHRLLIARKLKGLDDIISFSVVHWHLDFRSGWRFATPADTDAEGENVVPDPLHDSFTHLRQVYFETDPNYAARFSVPVLYDKINRVIVNNESSEILRMFGTEFDHLIAEKYRVISLYPPEHQKEIDEAHEWHYNDINNGVYKCGFASSQEAYDEDVTTLFRALHKVEAYLATSSGSYWLGDKISEVDIRLFVTLIRFDPVYTYHFKCNVRDIRSGYPHIHKWLRTPYWTIPAFKDTTNFLHIKNYYTRSHTNINPSAMTAAGPSPNILGLDGDVTVVKSATK; the protein is encoded by the exons ATGCAGACCAACAACGACACTGTGGACTGGAAGTCTTCGACTGACGAAAAGGGTCACTTCCAACGCCCCGCTACGGTTATCCGAAATTTCATCTCAAGACAGCCGGGCGCAAGATTCCCACCGGAGCAAGGCAGATATCATCTTTACGTGAGCTATGCTTGTCCATGG GCTCATCGGCTTTTGATCGCTCGCAAATTGAAGGGCCTAGACGACATTATTTCCTTTTCAGTCGTCCACTGGCATCTCGATTTCCGGTCTG GGTGGCGCTTCGCAACTCCAGCCGACACGGACGCGGAAGGCGAGAACGTCGTTCCAGATCCATTGCACGATAGCTTCACCCACCTCCGCCAAGTCTATTTTGAGACAGACCCGAATTACGCAGCAAGATTCTCCGTCCCTGTTCTATATGACAAGATCAACCGGGTCATTGTAAACAACGAAAGCAGCGAGATACTGCGCATGTTTGGAACCGAA TTCGACCATTTGATAGCGGAAAAGTACCGAGTGATCTCCCTGTACCCTCCGGAGCACCAGAAGGAAATCGACGAGGCCCACGAATGGCACTATAACGATATCAACAACGGCGTTTACAAGTGTGGTTTCGCAAGCTCGCAAGAGGCTTATGACGAAGATGTAACGACGCTATTCAGGGCACTGCACAAAGTTGAAGCTTATCTAGCCACCAGCTCAGGATCTTATTGGCTTGGCGACAAGATATCCGAGGTTGACATAAGACT CTTTGTGACTCTAATCAGGTTTGAT CCAGTCTATACGTATCACTTCAAGTGTAATGTCAGGGATATTCGGTCTGGTTACCCCCACATTCACAAATGGCTTCGTACGCCTTACTGGACAATCCCGGCCTTCAAAGACACAACCAATTTTCTTCACATCAAGAACTATTACACTAGAAGCCATACTAACATCAACCCATCCGCCATGACGGCTGCCGGACCATCGCCAAATATTCTTGGGCTAGACGGAGATGTTACAGTAGTCAAGTCTGCTACGAAATAG